gtgtgtgaagggagttatagtttctctctctgttctagggTATGAATTTCATTGCAGGCTacctcatcatcatcactaaGGATGAAGAGAAGTCCTTCTGGCTGATGGATGCTTTATTGGAAAGAATACTCCCCGGTTAGTACCACACACTCCTGttgtgtctgtctgcttgtctgctcGTCTGTGTTTGTATGCCTGTGTGCATAAGTGGTTGTGTGAAGAGGATGTGTGTGGTGAGGTGTTATTAGTTTAAAATATTGTGTGTAACAGTGATAACACCAAGTAAAAATGAAATCATAACTTAAAACTAAAATATTCATTAACAAACTTCTTATAGCTTATTAGACACATTTCCACTTCCTGAACACATACAGTGTTCAGAAagtgttcagaaagtattcatacccattgacttattccacattttgttgttacagcctgaattcaaaatggattaaatataattatttcttctcatccatctacacacaataccctataatgacaaagtgaaaacatgtatttagacatttttgctaatttattcacaataaaatacagaaatgtcagtattcacacccctgagtcaatactttgtagaagcacctttggtgacaattacagctttgagtcatcttgggtatgtctgtgtcagctttgagtcatcttgggtgtgtctgtgtcagctttgagtcatcttgggtgtgtctgtgtcagctttgagtcatcttgggtatgtctgtgtcagctttgagtcatcttgggtatgtctgtgtcagctttgagtcatcttgggtatgtctgtgtcagctttgagtcatcttgggtatgtctgtgtcagctttgagtcatcttgggtatgtctgtgtcagctttgagtcatcttgggtatgtctgtgtcagctttgagtcatcttgggtatgtctgtgtcagctttgagtcatcttgggtatgtctatcagctttgagtcatcttgggtatgtctgtatctcccagtccctgtcgctgaaaagcatccctatatcatgatgctgccaccaccatgcttcacagtagggatggtgttagatgggTGCTGAGCTGTGcatggttttctccagacatagcacttttcattcagaccaaagagttacatttttatctcagaccacagaatcttgtgCCTTATGGTCTCAGTCTTTCACGtgcctttttacaaactccaggcgtgttgtcatgtgccttgttctcaggagtggcttctgtctggtcactctcccataaagcctagattggtgaagtgctgtagagactgttgtccttctggcaggttctcccagtacccatctaccaatagggcCCCTTCTTTGCAAGCCATTGGAAAACCTCCGTgctctttgtggttaaatctgggtttgaaattcactgctcgactgggaccttacagataattgtatgtgtggggtacagaaattAGGTattgtagtcattcaaaaatctggttaaacactattattgcacactgaGTGAGTCTATGCACCTTGAGACTTcttaagcaaatttttactcctgaacttatttaggcttgccataacaaaggagttttGAGTATTTATTGACTTaagcttttattttttattaatttgtaaacatttcaaaattcataattctactttgacattatgggggtgttgtgtgtaggccagtgacacaaaaatgACACTAAAATGTTACATTCGgcctgtaacacaacagaatgtggacCAAGTCAAAATGTGTAACTACTTCCTGAagccactgtacatacagtagttgTAGACCTACTTGTTTGTGGAAGGCTCTATTGCTGTGTGCTTCTGTGCAAAAGCACCATGATCACGTGGCTTGTGGTAAGACCCTGTTTGTTGTTGGTTTGTCAGGCTCACATTACAAGATTAATAACCACAGGATGTTTCtcaggatatacagtggggcaaaaaagtatttagtcagccaccaattgtgcaagttcaaacaggtgtcattaatacaggtaacgagtggaggacagaggagcctcttaaagaagaatttacaggtctgtgagagccagaaatcttgcttgtttgtaggtgaccaaatatttattttccaccataatttgcaaataaattcattaaaaatcctacaatgtgattttctggatttttttttctcattttgtctgtcatagttgaagtgtacctacaggcctctctcatctttttaagtgggagaacttgcacaattggtggctgactaaatacttttttgccccactgtataccatttatgtaccacacacacacatttacactcatcatatgctgctgctacagtttttattttttttactcttattattatctatcctgatgcctagtccctttaccctgccttcatgtacacaatcaaacctcaaataccttattatctatcctgatgtctagtcactttaccctgccttcatgtacacaatcaaacctcaaataccttattattatctatcctgatgcctagtcactttaccctgccttcatgtacacaatcaaacctcaaataccttattattatctatcctgatgtctagtcactttaccctgccttcatgtacatatctacctcaaataccttattattatctatcctgatgtctagtcactttaccctgccttcatgtacacaatcaaacctcaaataccttattattatctatcctgatgtctagtcactttaccctgccttcatgtacacaatcaaacctcaaataccttattattatctatcctgatgcctagtcactttaccctgccttcatggaCATATTCttctcaaataccttattattatctatcctgatgtctagtcactttaccctgccttcatgtacatatctacctcaaataccttattattattatctatcctgatgtctagtcactttaccctgccttcatgtacatatctacctcaaataccttattattatctatcctgatgcctagtcattTTACCCTGCATtcatgtacatgtctacctcaaatacctcatacccctgcacattgatctggtacttcctgtatacagctccattcttgtgtattttattcctcgtgttaatatatttatttttattattttgttttaactCTGGATCATTGGGAAGGGCTATAGAGTGTACACCcattgtattcagcgcatgtgacaaataaaattagattttacacacacacacacacacacacaacctcatcTCACACAAACAGAACTGAATTTACCTGAGCTGTCCATGTTGTTGTAGACTACTACAGCCCGGCCATGCTGGGGTTGAAGACGGACCAGGAGGTGTTGGGGGAGCTGGTAAGGGTCAAAGCCCCAGCCGTGTGGCAGACCATGGTCCAACACAACGTCATGTGGACCTTGGTGGTCTCCCAATGGTTCATCTGCCTCTACATCGACGTTCTGCCTGTAGAGGTGAGGGTCTGGGGGGTGAGGGTGTTTCCATGTGCTTGTTGACACAGGACCCAGACTGAAACACTGTCATCACCACCCCTCTGTAAGATAACGATTATCTTTGTCTTTCTCACATCTCTCGTCTTCCATAGACAGTTCTGCGGATCTGGGATTGCCTGTTTTACGAGGGTTCTAAGATCCTGTTCCGCGTGGCCTTGACTCTGATTCGCCACCACCAGGCTGAGATCCTGCAGGCCCGCTCCATGGTCGAGGTGTGTGAGTGCTTCAAACTGATCACTCAGGGAGTCTTTACATACGACTGCCACACCTTCATGCAGGTAAGGTTCTCCAAAAGAGAAAAGTAAcattaggcacagatctagggtctGGGATTAGTGTATATTGGTAACTTAATCTGTTCCACAAACAGTTTACTAACTCCTTTCTCTTCTTCCTGATATTGACAGGAAGgcctctttctcttcttcctgaTTGACAGGAAGGCCTCCTTTCTCTTCCTGATATTGACAGGAAATCCTCCTTTCTCTTCTTCCTGATATTGACAGGAAATCTTCAGGGAACCGGGAAGTCTCTCCATGGCAACCATCACTAAGCTGCGGGAGACGTACAGAGAGCGTATCGTGGCGGAGGAGACCAGACTCTGCCCCTGACCACCACTAATAGCCTCCATAAATCAATCGCCTTGCGGTTCGCCTGGCCGTGTTCCAGGTCATTTTTGTTGCACTGACGCTAAAAAGATTATTAGATCTCACAATCCCTGGGGAAATGTGTAATATCTCAGGAACTATATGATGACATCTGAGGTGCTAAAATGGTCTTAGCGATTGTAGTACCCCATCTAACTGAATATTATTTAAAAAAGCTAACTGTAATTTTCCTGTGGTAGGATCTTGGGAACAATAGGTTGGGGTTTGTTAGAGTGGAgtttatttttaaataattttttaacctttatttagtccagttaagaacaaattcttattttacaatgacagcctaccggggaacagtgggttaactgccttgttcaggggcagaatgactcagctcagggattcgatcccgcaaccttttggttactgtcccaatgctcagaccactaggctacctgccgcccacaaTATGTAAGCATAGTCTTGTTGGGTTGAAGATAATGAGGTGTCACCTCTGAAATGAAGTCACGGGCTGTAGTCCACTCCTCCACGAAGTGTACACTCCCACCCAGGAATCGTCTGGGAAAATAAATTCCAGTCTATACTTACACCATCCAAATGCTTTAAATCCATGAACAAGTGCATACTTAGGCCCAAATCCTAACTTGATCTGTGCATGTATGTTTCTGCGCTAATCTTCCATTGAATGCATGAATTATGCTTGTGCAATCATACCTCTATAGATTTTGACTTTAGGGTAAAAGGTTTTGGAATTGGACCTTTTTACTGTTTTGCCACAATAAAGGACTGCTCTCCGACAATTACCTTTGTAGATGAAGTTAGTTACTGTCGGTTTAAAATGAGGATTTAAACAATGTATTGCTTTGTTCCAAAGCCGTAGCCATGGAGTcaacattgggggggggggggggggggggggggcaaatcagctgccccccccaaaaaaaatcgaatttgaaaacaaatttcctgacattctaaaatatatttttaacaaTTCACTTACACATGGGATtaactttttatatatttttttacaaaaaggTTGAATAGTGTATTGTATTACATCGCTCTGTTATTCTTTaccaaatgttattttattttatttcacctttatttaacaaggtaggttagttgtgaacaagttctcatttacaactgtgacctggccaacataaagcaaagcagtgcgacacaaacaacagagttacacataaacaaatgtacagtcaataacacagtatgtgcaaatggcataaggaggtaaggcaataaataggccatagtagcaagtaattaaaattgagcaaattaacactgaagtgatagacgtgcagatgatgatgtgcaagtagaaatactggtgtgcaaaagagcagagaagtaaaaaataaaaaaaaataaaaaaaatggggttgaggtaggtagattggatgggctgcGTACAGCTGCAggaatcggttagctgctcagatagctgatgtttaaagttggtgagggaaatttAAGTCTCCATTGTgagttttgcaattcgttccagtcattggcagcatagaactggaaggaaaggtggccaaattaggtgttggctttggggatgaccagtgagatatacctgctggagcgcgtgctgttgttatcgtgaccagtgagctgagataaggcgaagctttacctagcaaagatttctagatgacctggagccagtgggtctggcgacgaatatgtagcgagggccagccgattagagcatacaggttgcagtggtgggtagtatatggggctttggtgacaaaacagatggcactgtgatagactgcatccagtttgctgattagattgttggaggctattttgtaaatgacatagccgaagttgaggatcggtaggatagtcagttttacgagggcatgTTTGGCGGCGAGTGAAGGAGGGTTTGTTgaggaatagaaagccgattctagatttaattttggattggagatgtttaatatgagtctggaaggagagtttacagtctaaccagacacctatgtatttgtagttgtccacatattctaggtcagaaccgtccagagtattgATGCTGGACGTGCGGGCAGCGataggttgaagagcatgcatttagttatacttgcatttaagagctgttgaggccatggaaggagagttatggcattgaagctcgtctggaggttagttagcagtgtccaaagaagggccagaagtatacagaatggtgtcgtctgcatagaggtgtatcagagaatcaccagcagcaagaacgaCAACACTGATGTATACAGggaagagtcagcccgagaattgaaccctgtggcacccccatagaaactgacagaggtccggacaacaggccctccgatttgacacactgaactctatcagagtagttggtgaaccaggcgaggcagtcatttgagaaaccaaggctgttgagtctgccgataagaatgtggtgattgacagagtcgaaagccttggccaggtcgctgaATACGGATGCACAGTATTGTCGCTTATCGATGGCAGTTTTTTcctttaggaccttgagcgtggctgaggtgcacccatgaccagctctgaaaccagattgcacagcggagaaggtacggtgggattggaaatggtcggtgatgtttgttaacttggatttcaaagaccttagaaatgtgacaccccccccccaatctaTATTATAATTACGGCCCTGCTTTGATCGCCAAGCATTGCGATCGGTTCCCAAATACAAGTCCTCTAGAATAGAGCGAAAGGTGTTGGCAAACGCCAGACCGACAAATTAAGACAGAGCTCATTCCTTcagcttatttttttattttattgaccaCTACACTTAAGAAAACAATTAAAACATTCTTAAAGCCGTATTCAACCTATGGATGTTAACACTTCTAGAAGAGGGGTGGAATAAAAATGCAGTTTCATTACTCCAAATAATGCATCCTCTGATCTTTCAACAGGCAAGGCAAGATCTCAGAACGCCAAATATctttataactaaaccaagatagaccacagccat
The genomic region above belongs to Oncorhynchus mykiss isolate Arlee chromosome 3, USDA_OmykA_1.1, whole genome shotgun sequence and contains:
- the LOC110520556 gene encoding growth hormone-regulated TBC protein 1-A isoform X1, with amino-acid sequence MGCVFTCYGQFGGVHAMESETNGNISSQLHLNNRINANDRVDTYGFEKSEGHESYEEMMAQYVAVLTRQSVKWSKLLQGKVHVENNLKVKRYVRKGVPNEYRAQIWMAASGAQEHLEKNPGYYHSLLGTEQQHDAKLEETVRIDMHRTFPENVQFRKSSEPCLQKALYNVLLAYGHHNQLVGYCQGMNFIAGYLIIITKDEEKSFWLMDALLERILPDYYSPAMLGLKTDQEVLGELVRVKAPAVWQTMVQHNVMWTLVVSQWFICLYIDVLPVETVLRIWDCLFYEGSKILFRVALTLIRHHQAEILQARSMVEVCECFKLITQGVFTYDCHTFMQEIFREPGSLSMATITKLRETYRERIVAEETRLCP